Part of the Pseudomonas sp. ADAK13 genome is shown below.
CCTGTCAGGTACGGCTGTACTCGGACAAGCTCGCAGCCTTCACATTCTGGGGCTGGCAATCGGTGATCGTGATCATGTTGGTCAGCCTGCCGCTGGGCTACACCACCACCAAGGAATACGCCGAGATCGAGTTCAGCGGCGCCGTGTGGATGACCGTGGTGTGGGTCGCCTATGCGATCGTGTTTTTCACCACTGTGGTGCAGCGCAAGACCCAGCACATCTACGTCGGCAACTGGTTCTTTGGTGCGTTTATCGTGGTGATCGCCATGCTGCACGTGGTCAATCACCTGTCGATCCCGGTGGACTGGTTCAAATCCTACCCGGTGTATTCCGGTGCCACCGACGCCATGGTGCAGTGGTGGTACGGACACAACGCCGTGGGTTTCTTCCTGACCACGGGCTTTCTGGGGATGATGTACTACTTCGTGCCCAAGCAAGTCGGGCGGCCGGTGTATTCCTATCGCCTGTCCATCGTGCACTTTTGGGCGTTGATCACCCTGTATATCTGGGCCGGCCCCCATCACTTGCACTACACCGCGCTGCCGGACTGGGCCCAGTCGCTGGGCATGGCGATGTCGCTGATCCTGCTGGCGCCCAGCTGGGGCGGGATGATTAACGGCATGATGACGCTCTCGGGGGCCTGGCATAAATTGCGCACCGACCCGATCCTGCGTTTTTTGGTGCTGTCGCTGGCGTTCTACGGGATGTCGACGTTTGAAGGGCCGATGATGGCGATCAAGACCGTCAACGCCCTCTCCCACTACACCGACTGGACCATCGGCCACGTCCACGCCGGCGCGCTGGGCTGGGTGGCGATGATCACGTTTGGCTCGCTGTACCACATGATCCCGAAG
Proteins encoded:
- the ccoN gene encoding cytochrome-c oxidase, cbb3-type subunit I, which encodes MQPPSIAQAYNYKVVRQFVIATIVWGVVGMAMGVWIASQLVWPEMNLDLPWTTFGRLRPLHTSLVIFGFAGSAQFAASYYAVQRTCQVRLYSDKLAAFTFWGWQSVIVIMLVSLPLGYTTTKEYAEIEFSGAVWMTVVWVAYAIVFFTTVVQRKTQHIYVGNWFFGAFIVVIAMLHVVNHLSIPVDWFKSYPVYSGATDAMVQWWYGHNAVGFFLTTGFLGMMYYFVPKQVGRPVYSYRLSIVHFWALITLYIWAGPHHLHYTALPDWAQSLGMAMSLILLAPSWGGMINGMMTLSGAWHKLRTDPILRFLVLSLAFYGMSTFEGPMMAIKTVNALSHYTDWTIGHVHAGALGWVAMITFGSLYHMIPKVFGRTQMHSVGLINMHFWLATIGTVLYIASMWVNGITQGLMWRAVNDDGTLTYSFVEALQASHPGFLVRFVGGVFFLSGMLLMAYNTWRTVRVADLKVAQLDARIA